One Stenotrophomonas sp. SAU14A_NAIMI4_5 DNA segment encodes these proteins:
- a CDS encoding lauroyl acyltransferase gives MNPQRKARLVHRATTLFARLPWPLLRGFAHALAWAWIRLNARESRVTRRNLELAYPDINGAARDRLHRELLRSTALQAIETLRLWSRTPADNLRLHLKEQHGAALYDAALASGKGVIVAAPHFGNWELLNQWLASRGQIAIVYKPPEDEAGDAFLQLVRGGQNVQQVRAEGPAVRQLFKVLKDGGATGILPDQQPKAGDGVFVPFFGVQALTMTLVNRLAERTGATVLYGWCERIGPDMEFALHIEPTDPAVADPDPQVAATALNAGIERIARRDPTQYQWTYKRYTLRPPGSGEDDPYATEEHPH, from the coding sequence ATGAATCCGCAACGCAAAGCCCGGCTGGTCCATCGCGCCACCACCTTGTTCGCCCGCCTGCCCTGGCCGCTGCTGCGGGGGTTCGCGCACGCCCTGGCCTGGGCCTGGATCCGCCTGAACGCCCGCGAGAGCCGGGTGACCCGGCGCAACCTGGAACTGGCCTACCCGGACATCAACGGCGCCGCGCGCGACCGCCTGCACCGCGAGCTGCTGCGCTCGACCGCGCTGCAGGCCATCGAAACCCTGCGCCTGTGGAGCCGGACGCCGGCCGACAACCTGCGCCTGCACCTGAAGGAGCAGCACGGCGCGGCCCTGTACGACGCGGCCCTGGCCAGCGGCAAGGGCGTGATCGTGGCCGCCCCGCACTTCGGCAACTGGGAGTTGTTGAACCAGTGGCTGGCCTCGCGCGGGCAGATCGCCATCGTCTACAAGCCGCCGGAGGACGAGGCCGGCGACGCCTTCCTGCAGCTGGTGCGGGGCGGCCAGAACGTGCAGCAGGTGCGCGCCGAAGGCCCGGCCGTGCGCCAGCTGTTCAAGGTGCTCAAGGACGGCGGGGCCACCGGCATCCTGCCCGACCAGCAGCCCAAGGCCGGCGACGGCGTGTTCGTGCCGTTCTTCGGCGTGCAGGCGCTGACCATGACCCTGGTCAACCGCCTGGCCGAGCGCACCGGTGCCACCGTGCTGTACGGCTGGTGCGAGCGGATCGGGCCGGACATGGAATTCGCCCTGCACATCGAGCCGACCGACCCGGCCGTGGCCGACCCGGACCCGCAGGTGGCCGCCACCGCGCTCAACGCCGGCATCGAGCGCATCGCCCGCCGCGACCCCACCCAGTACCAGTGGACCTACAAGCGCTACACGCTGCGCCCGCCGGGCAGCGGCGAAGATGACCCGTACGCCACCGAAGAACACCCGCACTGA
- a CDS encoding PH domain-containing protein produces the protein MAALEGAFGGLFVPGAPLAVAWWFLDLPGGLWGAAVGLLVGLLVGAWLGHRRLTRTRWRLDAQGLGLRRDLMWQVETRIPISRVQHLDLRRGPLERRMGLATLIVHTAGTRLSAVTVTGLDEDDAERLRDTLAHQLDQDADAL, from the coding sequence ATGGCCGCGCTGGAAGGCGCGTTCGGCGGCCTGTTCGTCCCCGGCGCGCCACTGGCCGTGGCCTGGTGGTTCCTCGATCTGCCCGGCGGCCTGTGGGGCGCAGCGGTCGGCCTGCTGGTCGGTTTGCTGGTCGGCGCCTGGCTCGGCCACCGGCGCCTGACCCGCACGCGCTGGCGGCTGGATGCACAAGGCCTGGGTCTGCGCCGCGACCTGATGTGGCAGGTGGAAACCCGCATTCCCATTTCCCGTGTGCAGCACCTGGACCTGCGCCGTGGCCCGTTGGAACGTCGCATGGGCCTGGCCACGCTGATCGTGCACACCGCTGGCACGCGCCTGAGCGCGGTGACCGTCACCGGCCTGGACGAGGACGACGCCGAACGCCTGCGCGACACCCTCGCGCACCAGCTCGACCAGGACGCGGACGCCCTGTGA
- the dtd gene encoding D-aminoacyl-tRNA deacylase → MLVLIQRVTEAAVHVEGEAVGQIGPGLLALVGMEPGDTEAQLKRMAERLLGYRVFADEAGKMNRSLRDTGGGLLLVSQFTLAADTRSGMRPSFTSAAPPDEAERGFNRFVEICRENHAPGVETGRFGAHMVVSLVNDGPVTFLLRP, encoded by the coding sequence ATGCTCGTCCTGATCCAGCGTGTCACCGAGGCCGCCGTGCATGTGGAGGGCGAGGCGGTCGGGCAGATCGGCCCCGGCCTGCTGGCCCTGGTGGGCATGGAGCCGGGCGATACCGAGGCGCAGCTGAAGCGGATGGCCGAACGGCTGCTTGGCTACCGTGTATTCGCAGATGAGGCGGGGAAAATGAACCGTTCGCTGCGTGATACCGGGGGCGGGCTGCTGCTGGTCAGCCAGTTCACCCTGGCCGCCGATACCCGGTCGGGCATGCGCCCCAGCTTCACCAGCGCCGCCCCGCCGGACGAGGCTGAACGCGGGTTCAACCGATTTGTCGAGATCTGCCGTGAAAATCACGCTCCGGGGGTGGAAACGGGCCGGTTTGGTGCCCATATGGTCGTCAGCCTGGTCAACGACGGTCCCGTGACCTTCCTCCTCAGGCCCTAG
- the ribA gene encoding GTP cyclohydrolase II RibA has protein sequence MSASPRPAMPASSLFGDPAAIRCERAVAELRAGRPVLLHDGQGQRLAVIALDSATASSFAAFASAARERHYLFLTATRARVLGVEAADGARLPLAGVAFDALPSLGYLREPGPMPDGWSAGDAFDAGAVELARLGLLLPAMVAVRLDADDHTFDGAAEVALCDLAEGAAHAAHDYELVARSPVPLRDVGMTTFAVFRGGVAQRDQVAIIVGEPDLSAVVPVRVHSSCLTGDLFGSLKCDCGDQLRRGLRKLKELGGGVLLYLDQEGRGTGIAAKMRAYGYQHDGLDTIDADAQLGFGADERRYGSAVAMLRGLGVSRVALLSNNPTKAQRLRNAGIEVLDCIPVTGEITAENEHYLRTKADRAGHMLDVDALIQAAQ, from the coding sequence ATGTCCGCCTCCCCCCGTCCTGCCATGCCTGCTTCTTCCCTGTTCGGCGATCCCGCCGCGATCCGCTGCGAACGCGCGGTGGCCGAGCTGCGTGCCGGTCGCCCGGTCCTGCTGCACGACGGCCAGGGCCAGCGCCTGGCGGTGATCGCACTGGACAGCGCCACGGCCAGCAGCTTCGCTGCCTTCGCCAGCGCCGCGCGCGAGCGCCACTACCTGTTCCTGACCGCCACCCGCGCCCGCGTGCTCGGCGTGGAGGCGGCCGACGGCGCGCGCCTGCCGCTGGCCGGCGTGGCCTTCGATGCCCTGCCCTCGCTGGGCTACCTGCGCGAGCCAGGCCCGATGCCGGACGGCTGGAGTGCAGGCGACGCCTTCGATGCCGGCGCGGTGGAACTGGCCCGCCTGGGCCTGCTGCTGCCGGCGATGGTGGCCGTGCGCCTGGACGCCGATGACCACACCTTTGACGGTGCGGCCGAGGTGGCCCTGTGCGACCTGGCAGAAGGCGCGGCCCATGCGGCCCACGATTACGAACTGGTGGCGCGTTCGCCGGTGCCGCTGCGCGATGTCGGCATGACCACCTTCGCGGTGTTCCGCGGCGGCGTGGCCCAGCGCGACCAGGTGGCGATCATCGTCGGTGAGCCGGACCTGTCGGCCGTGGTGCCGGTGCGCGTGCATTCCTCCTGCCTGACCGGTGACCTGTTCGGTTCGCTCAAGTGCGACTGCGGCGACCAGCTGCGGCGCGGCCTGCGCAAGCTGAAGGAACTGGGCGGCGGCGTGCTGCTGTACCTGGACCAGGAAGGGCGCGGCACCGGCATCGCCGCCAAGATGCGCGCCTATGGCTACCAGCACGACGGCCTGGACACCATCGACGCCGATGCACAGCTTGGCTTCGGTGCCGACGAGCGCCGCTATGGCAGCGCCGTGGCGATGCTGCGCGGCCTGGGTGTTTCGCGCGTGGCCCTGCTCAGCAACAACCCGACCAAGGCACAGCGCCTGCGCAACGCCGGCATCGAAGTGCTGGACTGCATTCCGGTCACCGGCGAGATCACCGCCGAGAACGAGCACTACCTGCGCACCAAGGCCGACCGCGCCGGTCACATGCTCGATGTCGACGCACTGATCCAGGCCGCCCAGTAA